One genomic segment of Rhodothermales bacterium includes these proteins:
- a CDS encoding helix-turn-helix transcriptional regulator codes for MSLTLTSQDQKRIARASRVIAAPFDFDTPDAWMEAAATSLREVVGASTASVSIPSDSGLRLMYPDFSDEVADQYRSFYPLLERVGTFRRSARSGVLTRREIFGQHYEAMQQSAYVQEFMHGIKCYDSITIGVRWSPRGTTPGDVLQVLLNTDDPQRPFDAAQAATARLLHPALEAGVSSYQRLRAAHAQLGALIDASGAACAVFSLGGQFLHGTPALNRTLAREPHRDRLMAQARHLARAFTRNRDSLAVAPSEPGTFVGARGPYRLVPTRVKHLGPRPSILLTVTPPRARSPLPTEGDVQEQFGLTPRQAEVALLLAARHSNKEIAAALGISIHTARHHVEHVLSRLDAARSDVPDVVGRIDVA; via the coding sequence GTGTCCCTCACGCTCACCTCTCAGGATCAGAAGCGGATCGCGCGCGCCTCCCGCGTGATCGCCGCGCCGTTCGACTTCGACACGCCCGACGCGTGGATGGAGGCGGCGGCGACGAGCCTTCGCGAAGTCGTTGGGGCTTCCACGGCGAGCGTCAGCATCCCCTCCGACTCCGGGCTCCGGTTGATGTACCCCGATTTCTCCGACGAGGTCGCCGACCAGTACCGGAGCTTCTATCCCCTTCTGGAGCGCGTCGGGACGTTCCGGCGGTCGGCTCGGAGCGGCGTCCTTACGCGGCGCGAGATTTTCGGCCAGCATTACGAGGCGATGCAGCAGTCGGCTTACGTCCAGGAGTTTATGCACGGCATCAAGTGCTACGACTCGATCACGATCGGTGTCCGGTGGAGCCCCCGAGGCACGACGCCGGGCGACGTCCTTCAGGTTTTGCTCAATACGGACGATCCGCAGCGCCCGTTCGACGCAGCACAGGCGGCGACGGCGCGGCTGCTCCACCCGGCGCTGGAGGCGGGGGTCTCGTCCTACCAACGCCTGCGGGCGGCGCACGCCCAACTCGGTGCGCTCATCGACGCCAGCGGGGCGGCCTGCGCCGTGTTCTCGCTTGGCGGCCAGTTCCTCCACGGCACTCCGGCCCTCAACCGTACGCTCGCTCGGGAGCCCCACCGGGACCGCTTGATGGCGCAGGCTCGGCACCTCGCCCGTGCATTCACCCGCAACCGGGACTCCCTAGCCGTCGCACCGTCTGAGCCCGGCACGTTCGTCGGAGCGCGAGGCCCGTATCGCCTCGTACCTACGCGCGTCAAGCACCTCGGACCTCGCCCGTCGATTCTCCTCACCGTCACTCCACCGCGTGCCCGATCACCCCTTCCCACCGAGGGCGACGTACAGGAGCAGTTCGGCCTCACACCCCGGCAGGCCGAGGTCGCGCTTCTCCTAGCCGCCCGACACTCGAACAAGGAGATCGCGGCGGCGCTCGGCATCAGCATCCACACCGCACGACACCACGTCGAGCACGTGCTGAGCCGACTCGACGCGGCCCGCAGCGACGTGCCGGACGTCGTGGGCCGCATCGACGTGGCCTGA
- a CDS encoding ArsA family ATPase: MASRILLFTGKGGVGKTTCAAATALEAARRGYRTLVMSSDPAHSLADALDQRLGPEPVAIADNLWAQEVDLYYSMQKYWASMRDLMLSVFRWQGVDRLAAEEMAALPGMGEASALLWLDSFYRSGDYDLIILDSAPTGETLTLLTLPQVAQWWVSKAFPFQKTAFKLGGLAVRKTTGIPLDRGYAELDRLFGVLGEIQKVLQDPTISSTRLVMNPERMVIAEARRAYTYLQLYGYGVDGVIVNRIIPEDEAGTVLAKYVAAQAGYLEEIEHSFSPLPILRVPHVGQEVFGLDLLREIGAGLYPERDPTDVFYAEQAYRMEAEGDDYLLSVHLPFLNEDEVTAEKFGDELVVQVRNQRRSYGLPNFLSYYQLASAALDDGWLRARFEPNPAASG; encoded by the coding sequence ATGGCCTCCCGCATCCTCCTCTTCACCGGCAAAGGCGGCGTCGGCAAGACGACGTGTGCCGCCGCGACGGCGCTCGAAGCCGCCCGCCGCGGCTACCGCACGCTCGTCATGTCGTCGGACCCGGCCCACTCCCTCGCCGACGCACTCGACCAGCGGCTGGGGCCCGAGCCCGTCGCCATCGCTGACAACCTGTGGGCGCAGGAGGTGGACCTCTACTACAGCATGCAGAAGTACTGGGCGAGTATGCGCGACCTCATGCTGAGCGTGTTCCGCTGGCAGGGCGTGGACCGCCTCGCCGCCGAGGAGATGGCCGCGCTGCCGGGCATGGGCGAGGCCTCCGCCCTCCTCTGGCTCGACTCCTTCTACCGCTCCGGCGACTACGACCTCATCATCCTCGACTCGGCGCCGACGGGCGAGACGCTCACGCTCCTCACGCTGCCCCAAGTGGCGCAGTGGTGGGTGTCGAAGGCGTTCCCGTTCCAGAAGACGGCGTTCAAGCTCGGCGGCCTCGCCGTCCGCAAGACGACGGGCATCCCGCTCGACCGGGGCTACGCCGAGCTCGACCGCCTCTTCGGCGTGCTCGGCGAGATCCAGAAGGTGCTGCAGGACCCGACGATCTCGTCGACGCGGCTCGTGATGAACCCGGAGCGGATGGTGATCGCCGAGGCGCGGCGCGCCTACACGTATCTCCAACTCTACGGTTACGGCGTGGACGGCGTGATCGTCAACCGGATCATCCCCGAGGACGAGGCCGGGACGGTCCTCGCGAAGTACGTCGCGGCGCAGGCGGGCTACCTCGAAGAGATCGAGCACAGCTTCTCGCCGCTCCCCATCCTCCGCGTCCCGCACGTCGGGCAGGAGGTATTCGGGCTCGACCTGCTGCGCGAGATCGGGGCCGGGCTCTATCCCGAGCGCGACCCGACCGACGTGTTCTACGCCGAACAGGCGTACCGGATGGAGGCCGAGGGCGATGATTATCTCCTCTCCGTCCACCTCCCATTCCTGAACGAGGACGAGGTCACGGCCGAGAAGTTCGGCGACGAGCTCGTGGTGCAAGTCCGCAACCAGCGGCGGAGCTACGGGCTGCCGAACTTCCTCAGCTACTACCAGCTCGCCTCGGCGGCGCTCGACGATGGCTGGCTCCGCGCCCGCTTCGAGCCGAACCCGGCGGCGTCGGGTTAA
- a CDS encoding thermonuclease family protein → MEPNAVHLYTYRARCTKAYDADTITVSVDLGMHVTLNGITLRLSRINAPEVRGDERPEGLVARDVLRELVLDKEVLIQTFKDKVGKYGRYIAEVWVEHDEGLINISDHLVANGHARYQEY, encoded by the coding sequence ATGGAACCCAACGCCGTCCACCTCTACACCTACCGCGCCCGCTGCACGAAGGCCTACGACGCCGACACGATCACCGTCAGCGTCGACCTCGGGATGCACGTCACGCTGAACGGGATCACGCTCCGCCTTTCGCGGATCAACGCGCCCGAAGTCCGCGGCGACGAGCGGCCCGAGGGCCTCGTCGCGCGCGACGTTCTCCGCGAGCTCGTGCTCGATAAGGAGGTGCTGATCCAGACGTTCAAAGACAAAGTCGGCAAGTACGGCCGCTACATCGCTGAGGTGTGGGTCGAGCACGACGAGGGCCTGATCAACATCAGCGACCACCTCGTCGCAAACGGGCACGCCCGCTATCAGGAATACTGA
- a CDS encoding Y-family DNA polymerase: MPFALVDCANFYVSCERVFAPSLRGVPVVVLSNNDGCVIARSEEVKAMGVPMGAPYFQHRRAFARAGVRVFSSNYALYADMSHRVMETLRTLTPDVEVYSIDEAFVGLPDLRPDAVLDLARELHARVLRWTGIPVRVGVGPTKTLCKVAGRLSKQDGTPVFSLVGRSDLDALLERVPVRDVWGVGKRTGPVLEAHGVRTARHLRDVPDVWARKTLRVVGLRTVWELRGVPCLPLEEAPPPRQSVTRSRSFGRTVTERRELEEAVATHTARAAEKLRAAGLAAGALQVFLCAGASASASRRAPEGGRDRAGACAVSLPASNHTPTLLKAALRCLDRLHEPGRAYYKAGVILAHLTPANPAQGHLFLPYRPEDEALMAAVDAVNRKHGRGAVTFGRCGTEQAWAMRRGLVSPAYTTRWEELPVAAL; the protein is encoded by the coding sequence ATGCCCTTCGCCCTCGTCGACTGCGCCAACTTCTACGTCTCGTGCGAGCGCGTCTTCGCGCCGTCGCTGCGCGGCGTGCCCGTCGTCGTGCTCTCGAACAACGACGGCTGCGTGATCGCCCGAAGCGAGGAGGTGAAGGCGATGGGCGTGCCGATGGGCGCGCCGTATTTCCAGCACCGACGGGCCTTCGCGCGAGCCGGCGTCCGTGTCTTTTCGAGTAACTACGCGCTCTACGCCGACATGAGTCACCGCGTGATGGAGACGCTCCGCACGCTCACACCCGACGTGGAGGTCTACTCCATCGACGAGGCGTTCGTCGGCCTGCCCGACCTCCGGCCCGACGCCGTGCTCGACCTCGCGCGGGAGCTCCACGCCCGCGTGCTGCGCTGGACCGGCATCCCCGTCCGCGTCGGCGTGGGGCCGACGAAGACGCTGTGCAAGGTGGCGGGACGGCTGAGCAAGCAGGACGGGACGCCCGTGTTCTCGCTCGTCGGCCGCTCCGACCTCGACGCCCTCTTGGAGCGGGTCCCGGTGCGCGACGTGTGGGGCGTGGGGAAGCGGACGGGGCCGGTGCTGGAGGCGCACGGCGTCCGCACGGCGCGCCACCTCCGCGACGTGCCGGACGTGTGGGCGCGGAAGACGCTCCGCGTCGTCGGGCTGCGGACGGTGTGGGAGCTGCGCGGCGTCCCGTGCCTCCCGCTCGAAGAGGCGCCGCCGCCGCGGCAGAGTGTGACGCGGAGCCGGTCGTTCGGGCGGACGGTGACGGAGCGGCGCGAGCTGGAGGAGGCCGTGGCGACGCACACGGCGCGGGCGGCGGAGAAGCTGCGCGCGGCAGGCCTCGCTGCCGGAGCGCTGCAGGTGTTCCTCTGCGCGGGGGCCTCGGCGAGCGCGAGCCGTCGTGCCCCGGAAGGCGGGCGCGACCGCGCCGGAGCCTGCGCCGTCTCGCTCCCCGCCTCGAACCACACGCCGACCCTGCTCAAAGCCGCGCTCCGCTGCCTCGACCGATTGCACGAGCCGGGCCGGGCGTACTACAAAGCCGGCGTCATTCTCGCTCACCTCACGCCCGCGAACCCCGCGCAGGGCCACCTCTTCCTCCCGTACCGCCCGGAAGATGAGGCGCTGATGGCCGCCGTCGACGCCGTCAACCGGAAGCACGGACGCGGAGCCGTCACGTTCGGGCGCTGCGGGACCGAGCAGGCGTGGGCGATGCGGCGTGGGCTCGTCTCGCCGGCCTACACGACGCGGTGGGAGGAACTGCCCGTCGCCGCGCTCTGA
- the umuD gene encoding translesion error-prone DNA polymerase V autoproteolytic subunit: protein MELRPFGLRAADVIPYAPGPPLPLPLLLTRVPAGFASPADDHVDCTLDLNDLVVKHPAATFFVRVEGDSMTGANITDGDILVVDRAVEPCDGKIVVAVLDGELAVKRIRIRDGRVCLVSENDLYPPIPVEGEQELVIWGVVTHVVHACK, encoded by the coding sequence ATGGAACTCCGCCCCTTCGGCCTCCGCGCCGCCGACGTCATCCCGTACGCGCCCGGCCCGCCGCTCCCGCTCCCGCTGCTGCTCACGCGCGTCCCCGCCGGCTTCGCCTCGCCCGCCGACGACCACGTCGATTGCACGCTGGACCTTAACGACCTCGTCGTGAAGCACCCGGCTGCGACGTTCTTCGTCCGTGTCGAAGGCGACTCGATGACGGGGGCGAACATCACCGACGGCGACATCCTGGTCGTGGACCGCGCCGTGGAGCCGTGCGACGGGAAGATCGTCGTGGCCGTGCTCGACGGAGAGCTAGCCGTGAAGCGCATCCGCATCCGCGACGGGCGGGTCTGCCTCGTCTCCGAGAACGATCTCTACCCGCCGATCCCGGTCGAGGGCGAGCAGGAGCTCGTGATCTGGGGCGTCGTCACGCACGTCGTCCACGCCTGCAAATAG
- a CDS encoding cobalamin-dependent protein (Presence of a B(12) (cobalamin)-binding domain implies dependence on cobalamin itself, in one of its several forms, or in some unusual lineages, dependence on a cobalamin-like analog.): MSSTSPHLSAREHTFSPRELATAVGVSESSMKRWIDAGELEAARTAGGHRRVSQREAVRFIRERALHVVDPAALRLPELVGLPDIEAAPVTAEGLIEALVAGEAARARALVVAAYVGGASLASLCDGPLRGALHHAGMLWENGGGGVDPSGIGIEHEAVDVFVQILHQIRTLRPLAPDGAPVAVGGAFEGDPYTVPSLMAAAVLEDLGFDVTNLGPNTPIDVLADAARRRRADLVWLSVSASPPDEELRRASAALATELNAAGARFVVGGREAKADALPGLTVLPSMLALNALAEQIMAERRAA; encoded by the coding sequence TTGTCTTCGACCTCCCCGCATCTCTCGGCGCGTGAACACACCTTTTCCCCACGCGAGCTCGCCACGGCCGTCGGCGTGAGCGAGTCGTCGATGAAGCGGTGGATCGACGCGGGGGAGCTCGAGGCGGCGCGGACGGCGGGGGGGCACCGGCGCGTCTCACAACGGGAGGCCGTCCGGTTCATCCGTGAGCGCGCCCTCCACGTCGTCGATCCGGCGGCGCTCCGGCTGCCGGAACTCGTCGGGCTGCCGGACATCGAGGCCGCGCCGGTGACGGCGGAGGGGCTCATCGAGGCGCTCGTGGCGGGCGAGGCGGCGCGGGCGCGTGCGCTCGTCGTGGCGGCGTACGTAGGGGGCGCGTCGCTCGCGTCGCTCTGCGACGGGCCGCTCCGGGGCGCGCTCCACCACGCGGGGATGCTCTGGGAGAACGGCGGCGGCGGCGTCGACCCGTCGGGCATCGGGATCGAGCACGAGGCGGTCGACGTGTTCGTGCAGATCCTCCACCAGATCCGGACGCTGCGGCCCCTCGCGCCGGACGGTGCGCCCGTCGCCGTGGGCGGCGCGTTCGAAGGGGACCCCTACACCGTCCCCTCGCTGATGGCCGCGGCCGTGCTCGAAGACCTCGGGTTCGACGTTACGAACCTAGGCCCCAATACCCCGATCGACGTGCTCGCCGATGCGGCACGCCGCCGCCGGGCTGACCTCGTGTGGCTCTCCGTGTCGGCGAGCCCGCCGGACGAGGAACTCCGCCGCGCGAGCGCCGCGCTCGCGACCGAACTGAATGCGGCGGGTGCGCGCTTCGTGGTGGGCGGGCGGGAGGCGAAGGCGGACGCGCTTCCGGGGCTGACCGTGCTGCCGTCGATGCTGGCGCTGAACGCGCTGGCCGAGCAGATCATGGCCGAGCGCCGGGCGGCGTAG
- a CDS encoding fasciclin domain-containing protein — protein MLYTRLFTLLCLFSLVAFVGCADTEAPEVDAEMGEEEMMEETMEMNNSILTVAEDAGLTTFRTAVAQANLDETLNGPGPFTVFAPSDEAFNALPEGTLESLMEEGMRSKLTDILTYHVIPSQVMSGELSGQMTVNTVQGQALTINAEGGTVTLTDAMGNTATVVSADNEAGNGVIHVISGVLMPAEGDMTEEDAM, from the coding sequence ATGTTGTACACGCGCTTATTCACCCTGCTCTGCCTGTTCTCCCTCGTCGCCTTCGTCGGCTGCGCCGATACCGAGGCGCCGGAAGTCGACGCCGAGATGGGCGAGGAGGAGATGATGGAAGAGACGATGGAGATGAACAACTCCATCCTTACCGTTGCCGAGGACGCCGGGCTGACCACGTTCCGCACCGCCGTCGCCCAGGCCAACCTCGACGAGACGCTCAACGGCCCCGGCCCGTTCACCGTCTTCGCCCCGAGCGATGAGGCCTTCAACGCCCTGCCCGAAGGCACGCTCGAGTCGCTGATGGAGGAGGGCATGCGGAGCAAGCTCACCGACATCCTCACCTACCACGTCATCCCCAGCCAGGTGATGTCGGGCGAGCTCAGCGGCCAGATGACGGTGAACACCGTCCAGGGCCAGGCCCTCACGATCAACGCCGAAGGCGGCACCGTCACCCTGACCGACGCGATGGGTAACACGGCCACGGTCGTCTCGGCCGACAACGAGGCCGGCAACGGCGTCATCCACGTCATCAGCGGCGTCCTCATGCCCGCCGAAGGCGACATGACGGAAGAAGACGCGATGTAA
- a CDS encoding SDR family oxidoreductase, which produces MPVYLILGASGGIGTALTHRLAADGADLVLGARNEAPLRALADEVGATAHPLDATSYEAVQGIVDAAVEQHGRIDGAVNLVGSILLKPAHLTSVDEFDTAISLNLNTAFYLVKAAARAMQTNKEPEGGAIVLMSSVAARLGLANHEAIAAAKGGVSGLTLAAAASYAPRKIRVNAIAPGLVRTPLTERLTSSDAAVDASAKMHALGRIGEPDDLVDALHFLLDSSRSGWVTGQTLSVDGGFATVRPR; this is translated from the coding sequence ATGCCTGTCTACCTCATCCTCGGTGCTTCCGGCGGCATCGGCACCGCCCTCACCCACCGCCTCGCCGCCGACGGCGCCGACCTCGTGCTCGGCGCACGCAATGAAGCCCCGCTCCGCGCCCTCGCCGACGAGGTCGGCGCCACGGCGCACCCGCTCGACGCGACCTCGTACGAGGCGGTGCAGGGCATCGTCGACGCCGCCGTCGAGCAGCACGGCCGCATCGACGGCGCCGTGAACCTTGTCGGGTCGATCCTGCTCAAGCCTGCCCACCTCACGAGCGTGGACGAGTTCGACACGGCGATCTCGCTCAACCTCAACACGGCGTTCTACCTCGTGAAGGCTGCCGCCCGCGCGATGCAGACGAACAAGGAGCCGGAGGGCGGCGCGATCGTGCTCATGTCGTCGGTGGCGGCGCGCCTCGGCCTCGCCAACCACGAGGCGATTGCGGCGGCGAAGGGCGGCGTATCCGGCCTCACGCTCGCGGCGGCGGCGAGCTACGCCCCGCGCAAGATCCGCGTCAACGCGATCGCCCCCGGCCTCGTCCGCACCCCCCTCACCGAGCGGCTTACGAGCAGCGACGCCGCCGTCGACGCCTCGGCGAAGATGCACGCCCTCGGGCGGATCGGCGAGCCCGATGACCTCGTAGACGCCCTGCACTTCTTGCTCGACAGCAGCCGGAGCGGCTGGGTCACCGGGCAGACGCTGTCGGTGGACGGCGGCTTCGCGACGGTGCGGCCCCGCTAA
- a CDS encoding deoxyribodipyrimidine photo-lyase produces the protein MPGPTLVWFHRDLRLADHPALTRAVERGEPVVPVFIWSPEEEGDWPPGGAHRWWLHRSLEALAESLDRKTSRLVLRTGSSLDALRRLIDATGADAVYWNTRYTPARRERDREIADALREDGIEVKTFASRLLHNPESVRTTSDGPYHVYTPFRAKFLETVEIGEPLDVPRMGQRLAPATWPESTDLSDLGLLPEAQDGVDWAEQMEAAWTPGERGAHERLRTFLGDALIDYADARDRPAVDGSSKLSPHLHWGEISPRQVWHRAQNWVRNGAMRDAADAFLSEIIWREFSYHILYHYPTLPSEPLKDKFAAFPWKSDADALHRWQRGQTGYPIVDAGMRQLWALGWMHNRVRMIVGSFLTKDLLISWQEGEAWFWDTLVDGDLANNAMNWQWIGGSGPDAQPFFRIFNPVSQGEKHDPEGAYVRRWVPELSDLPNKYLHRPWDAPADVLDEAGIVLGDTYPEPIVDHAAARDRALAAYNEIK, from the coding sequence ATGCCCGGTCCCACGCTCGTCTGGTTCCACCGCGACCTCCGCCTCGCCGACCACCCGGCGCTCACGCGCGCCGTGGAGCGCGGGGAGCCCGTGGTCCCCGTGTTCATCTGGTCGCCGGAGGAAGAGGGCGATTGGCCGCCCGGCGGCGCGCACCGGTGGTGGCTCCACCGCTCGCTCGAAGCCCTCGCCGAGAGCCTCGACCGGAAGACCTCGCGGCTCGTCCTCCGCACCGGCTCCAGCCTCGACGCGCTCCGCAGATTGATCGATGCGACGGGCGCCGACGCCGTCTACTGGAATACGCGCTACACGCCCGCCCGCCGCGAGCGGGACCGTGAGATCGCCGACGCGCTTCGGGAGGACGGCATCGAGGTCAAGACGTTCGCCTCGCGCCTCCTCCACAACCCCGAATCCGTCCGCACGACGAGCGACGGGCCGTACCACGTCTACACCCCGTTCCGCGCCAAATTCCTCGAAACCGTCGAGATCGGCGAGCCGCTCGACGTGCCGAGGATGGGGCAGCGGCTCGCGCCTGCGACGTGGCCCGAGAGCACGGATCTCAGCGACCTCGGCCTGCTGCCCGAGGCACAGGACGGCGTGGACTGGGCCGAGCAGATGGAGGCGGCATGGACGCCCGGCGAGCGCGGCGCCCACGAGCGCCTCCGCACCTTCCTCGGCGACGCCCTCATCGACTACGCCGACGCCCGCGACCGGCCCGCCGTCGACGGAAGTTCGAAGCTCTCGCCGCACCTCCACTGGGGCGAGATCAGCCCCCGGCAGGTCTGGCACCGCGCCCAGAACTGGGTCCGCAACGGTGCCATGCGCGACGCCGCCGACGCCTTCCTCAGCGAGATCATCTGGCGCGAGTTCTCCTACCACATCCTCTACCACTACCCGACGCTCCCGAGCGAGCCGCTCAAAGACAAGTTCGCCGCCTTCCCGTGGAAGTCCGACGCCGACGCGCTCCACCGCTGGCAGCGCGGCCAGACCGGCTACCCCATCGTCGACGCCGGGATGCGGCAGCTGTGGGCGCTCGGGTGGATGCACAACCGAGTCCGCATGATCGTCGGCTCGTTCCTCACGAAAGACTTGCTGATCTCGTGGCAAGAGGGCGAGGCATGGTTCTGGGACACGCTCGTCGACGGCGACCTCGCCAACAACGCGATGAACTGGCAGTGGATCGGCGGGAGCGGGCCGGACGCGCAGCCGTTCTTCCGCATCTTCAACCCCGTCAGCCAGGGCGAGAAGCACGACCCCGAGGGCGCCTACGTCCGCCGCTGGGTGCCGGAACTGAGCGACCTCCCGAACAAGTACCTCCACCGTCCGTGGGACGCGCCCGCCGACGTGCTCGACGAGGCTGGGATCGTGCTCGGCGACACCTACCCCGAACCCATCGTGGATCACGCCGCCGCCCGCGACCGCGCCCTCGCGGCGTACAACGAAATCAAGTGA
- a CDS encoding TIGR01777 family oxidoreductase, translating to MPSFTRRLSVDVSAERLFAWHDHRGAFNRLVPPWQPVRLARFDGIRSGDRAVLELGPGPITIRWVAEHQDFIAERQFRDVQVKGPFARWEHTHRFVPKDAERSVLEDHVTYGLPLAPLSEWLGRGPAQKQIDRMFAYRHRVTGEDIARHAAYDLPSQTIAITGSTGLLGETLVAFLTTGGHRVVRLVRSRKEVTRYADRKDERAAYWNVERGEIDEAAFDGVDTVIHLAGESVYGLRWTDEKKRRIEESRTRGTRLLSETLAKLDHPPTTLLSASASGIYGDRGDTRLDESAPPGDGFLADVCAQWEAATAPAAEAGIRVVNLRIGLVLTPAGGLLKTSLPAFYLGLGGTAGSGEQYLPWIALDDVLYAVLHLLATPDMHGPVNVGAPEPVQQRDFVRTLGRVLRRPTFLRVPTPLLRAVSGEFADETVLKSMKMMPDALVNSGFSFAYPHLEPALRHLLGKMPATA from the coding sequence ATGCCCAGCTTCACCCGCCGCCTCTCCGTCGACGTCTCCGCCGAGCGGCTCTTCGCGTGGCACGACCACCGGGGCGCATTCAACCGGCTCGTCCCGCCGTGGCAGCCCGTCCGCCTTGCCCGGTTCGACGGGATTCGGAGTGGCGACCGCGCCGTGCTCGAACTCGGACCCGGCCCGATCACCATTCGCTGGGTGGCCGAGCACCAGGATTTCATCGCGGAGCGGCAATTCCGCGACGTGCAGGTGAAGGGGCCGTTCGCGCGGTGGGAGCACACGCACCGCTTCGTGCCGAAGGACGCGGAGCGGTCGGTACTGGAGGACCACGTGACGTACGGGCTCCCGCTCGCCCCGCTCTCCGAATGGCTCGGCCGAGGGCCGGCGCAGAAGCAGATCGACCGGATGTTCGCGTACCGACACCGCGTGACGGGAGAGGACATCGCACGGCACGCGGCGTACGATCTGCCCTCACAGACTATTGCAATAACGGGCTCGACAGGCTTGCTCGGCGAAACCCTCGTCGCCTTCCTCACGACGGGCGGCCACCGCGTCGTCCGCCTCGTCCGCTCCCGCAAAGAAGTCACCCGCTACGCCGACCGGAAGGACGAGCGCGCGGCGTACTGGAATGTCGAGCGCGGCGAGATCGACGAGGCCGCGTTCGACGGCGTCGACACCGTGATCCACCTCGCGGGCGAGAGCGTCTACGGCCTCCGCTGGACGGACGAGAAAAAGCGCCGGATCGAGGAGAGCCGGACGCGGGGGACGCGGCTGCTGAGCGAGACGCTCGCCAAGCTCGACCACCCGCCGACGACGCTGCTCTCGGCCTCGGCGAGCGGGATCTACGGCGACCGGGGCGATACGCGGCTCGACGAGTCCGCCCCGCCCGGCGACGGCTTCCTCGCGGACGTGTGCGCCCAGTGGGAGGCCGCCACCGCGCCCGCCGCTGAGGCCGGTATCCGCGTCGTCAACCTCCGCATCGGGCTCGTGCTGACGCCGGCCGGCGGCCTGCTCAAAACCAGCCTCCCCGCGTTTTACCTCGGCCTCGGCGGGACGGCGGGCAGCGGCGAGCAATACCTCCCGTGGATCGCGCTCGACGACGTGCTCTACGCCGTGCTCCACCTCCTCGCCACGCCCGACATGCACGGCCCGGTCAACGTCGGCGCGCCGGAGCCGGTGCAGCAGCGCGACTTCGTCCGCACGCTCGGGCGCGTCCTCCGGCGGCCGACGTTCCTCCGCGTCCCGACGCCGCTGCTCCGCGCCGTGTCCGGCGAGTTCGCCGACGAGACGGTCCTCAAGAGCATGAAGATGATGCCCGACGCGCTCGTGAACTCCGGCTTTTCGTTCGCGTATCCCCACCTCGAACCGGCCCTCCGCCACCTGCTCGGCAAAATGCCCGCCACCGCATGA